In Eucalyptus grandis mitochondrion, complete genome, a single genomic region encodes these proteins:
- the atp8 gene encoding ATP synthase subunit 8 (atp8) — MYSSLFEVSQWCKSVDLLGKRRKITLISSFGEISGSRGMEKNIFYLISKSSYSTSSNPGWGITCRNDIMLIHVPHGQGSIVF; from the coding sequence ATGTACTCCAGTTTATTCGAAGTATCCCAATGGTGTAAGTCCGTCGACTTATTGGGAAAAAGGAGGAAAATCACTTTGATCTCGTCTTTCGGAGAAATAAGTGGCTCACGAGGAATGGAAAAAAACATATTCTATTTGATCTCAAAGTCCTCATATAGCACTTCTTCTAATCCTGGATGGGGGATCACTTGTAGGAATGACATAATGCTAATCCATGTTCCACACGGACAAGGAAGCATTGTTTTTTAA